One window of the Camelina sativa cultivar DH55 chromosome 1, Cs, whole genome shotgun sequence genome contains the following:
- the LOC104788038 gene encoding auxin-responsive protein IAA7 gives MIGQLMNLKATELCLGLPGGAEAVESPAKSAVGSKRGFSETVDLMLNLQSNKEGSVDLNNVAASTKEKTLLKDPAKPPAKAQVVGWPPVRNYRKNIMTQQKASGTEEASSEKAGSGSGGAAGAGLVKVSMDGAPYLRKVDLKMYKSYQDLSDALAKMFSSFTMGNYGAQGMIDFMNESKLMNLLNSSEYVPSYEDKDGDWMLVGDVPWEMFVESCKRLRIMKGSEAIGLAPRAMEKYCKNRS, from the exons ATGATCGGACAACTTATGAACCTCAAGGCGACGGAGCTCTGTCTCGGCCTCCCCGGTGGCGCTGAAGCCGTTGAGAGTCCTGCCAAATCGGCGGTGGGAAGCAAGAGAGGCTTCTCCGAGACCGTTGATCTCATGCTCAATCTTCAATCTAACAAAGAAGGCTCCGTTGATCTAAACAACGTCGCCGCATCTACCAAGGAGAAGACTCTCCTTAAAGACCCTGCCAAGCCTCCTGCTAA AGCACAAGTGGTGGGTTGGCCACCTGTGAGGAACTACAGGAAGAACATAATGACGCAGCAGAAGGCCAGCGGCacggaagaggccagcagtgaGAAGGCCGGCAGCGGCAGTGGAGGAGCGGCTGGAGCCGGCTTGGTGAAGGTGTCCATGGACGGTGCTCCATATCTCAGGAAAGTTGACCTCAAGATGTACAAAAGCTACCAGGATCTCTCTGATGCCTTGGCCAAAATGTTCAGCTCCTTCACTATGG GAAACTATGGAGCACAAGGAATGATAGATTTCATGAACGAGAGCAAGCTTATGAATCTCCTCAATAGTTCTGAGTATGTCCCAAGCTACGAGGACAAAGATGGTGATTGGATGCTCGTCGGCGATGTCCCATGGGA AATGTTTGTCGAGTCTTGCAAACGTTTGCGCATTATGAAGGGATCTGAAGCAATTGGACTTG CCCCGAGAGCAATGGAGAAGTACTGCAAGAACAGATCTtag